The DNA region AAAGTCGTCAAAAATTGGACATATTTGAGGAAGAGCGTCCTGTCGGCATTCAGATATTTGGTGGCGATGAGGAAGCGATGGCGATGAGTGCGCAGATTGTTTCTACGGTCAATCCTGATTTGGTGGATATCAATTTCGGATGTCCCGTCAAAAAAGTCGTTTCCAAAGGTGCAGGCGCTGGCGTATTAAAAGATATTGACCTGATGGTGCGCCTTACAGAAGCGGTTGTACGAGGAACGAATCTACCAGTTACGGTCAAAACGCGTCTTGGCTGGGACCATGACTCCTTAAATATATTGGAAGTAGCTGAGCGATTGCAAGATGTCGGGATTCAAGCCTTATCCATCCACGGTCGTACAAGAGCGCAGATGTACAAAGGTCATGCAGACTGGACATTGATCGGTAAAGTGAAAGAAAATCCAAGAATTAAAATTCCCATTTTTGGAAATGGAGATATCGACAGTCCAGAAAAAGCGGTAGAATATAAAAATCGATACGGTGTTGATGGATTAATGATCGGTCGCGCCGCCATTGGTTATCCTTGGATTTTTAGGGAAATAAAACATTTTGAAAAAACAGGAGAATATTTAGCACCTCCAACGATCCAAGAAAGAATTGATGTCATTAAAAAGCATTTGACGCAATCTATGAAGTGGAAGGGCGACACTTTGGGGATTTTGGAAATGCGTCGACATTATGCCAATTATTTGAAAGGTTTTCCATCCGTAAAAGAATTTAGAAATATTCTCGTCAATCTCAAAACCTATCCTGAGATCGAAGAAGTTTTGGATAAAATGATTGTTCGATATGATGGCTTTATTCCTGATCGAATTATGGCATCTTATCCAGAAGGCAACGAACCTAGTTGCTCTATCTAAAAAATACAAAAGGTTGATAATTAAATTATCAACCTTTTTATTTCTTTTCAATCGTCCCCGTATAAGAAATTGGGGTACGCGTATTACTCACAATCTGCACAGTTGCATAACCTGAAGTTCCCACATTCATCCAAATTTGTTGCACATCATTCACCGTTGCAAACATGCCGAGGTCTTTGGGCACAATATGTATTTGATACATACTTTTTTTCTTATTGGGCTGGATATCGTATTTATACCTCGTTGTAGTAAACTTTACACCTCCATCTGAAGGATTTAGAGGAGCGGAAAAACTTCGCCCAAAATAGGGCAACCATCCAATAATAGAGTCAGACTTTACAGTTAGCGTATAATTATAATTTAGTATAACATTTCCGCCAGCCATAGGATTGGCATTACGTGCATGAAATACAAAATTTGTATCCAAAATCATTTTTGTAATAGAATCTATCTCGGCTACTTTAGTAACTTGATTCTTGGCAGAATTACATGAAAATATGAGCATAATCATACTGAAAAATACAATTAGCTGGCGCATAACCTTCCAATTTTAACTATGAATTTACTAATATTCCTCTATTTTTAAAAATTATTATAAAATTTTAGTACATGATAAAAGGTTTGAGTAAAGGAAGTATTGTTATTGCACTTTTGTTTAATTTTCATATTATTCAAGCTCAATCAAATCAACATAGATTATTACTAGGAATTTCAAAAGTGGATCACAAATTGGTATTAATGGATGCCAAGACTTACCAAGTTTTAAATAAAGTCGATATTGGCGAAGATCCGCATGAGGTTACAGTTTCTAGTGATGGCAAAACAGCTTATGTTTCCAATACAGGATTTGGAAGTTTGCATGAAATAAATGTAATTGATTTAGTGCATCAAAAAGCAATTAAAAATATTGACACACGTCCACTTTGGGGACCACATGGACTTTCTTATACTAATAATGAATTGTGGTTTACTGCTCAAGGCTCTAAAGCTATTGGTAGATATAATCCTCAAACAGATAGTTTGGATTGGAGTATGGGAACTGGGCAAAACGTTACGCATTTATTATATGTAAAAAAAGATGCAAAGCAAATCTATGCTACAAATGTGGAGTCAGGAACTGTCAGCATTTTGGAAGAGAAACTAGTACAGCCGATGATCCCGCCAACTGGCAAATTACCTCCAAATGCTAAACCAAGATTAGATTGGGATCAAACATTGATACCTGTTGGTGTCGGTGCAGAAGGCTTTGCTGTTACACCTGATGAAAATGAACTATGGACTATAAAACCAGACGGAACCATTGCAATTATCAATTTATCCGAAAAAAAATTGGAACAAACAATCAATTCTAAAGTTCTTGGCTTACATAGAATTGGGTTTTCAAATAATGGAAAACTTGCGATTATTGTTAGTGTGAGGACGGGAGATCTTTTGGTTTATGATGTTGCTAAACGACAAGAAATCAAGCGCCTTAACATTGGTCAAGGCGCAGGTATTATGGTTGACGAGAAAGAAAATATTGCTTATATCTCTTGCACTCCTAATAACTATACAATTGTTTTTGATCTAAATAAATTAAAAGTTATTCAAAAACTAAAATACGGTGGTCGTCCAGATGGTATAACTATTGCTGAATGGAAGGATTAAACATTTATAACTTGGGTTCATTATAGATTCCGAACTCCGCAATTGAAGGAGTACTATTATATTCATTTATCTTCATACGTACTTTATCGCCTTTTGTATTGGGGAAACGGATAAGTTTGGTTTTCTGTTTATTATTACCATCTATAAGTTTTTTCCATTGCCCATGAGTATAAATTTCCAATGTATAATTTGTAATCTTTGGCTCGCCACCTTCAGTAATAACAATGGTATTAAAAGAAATATCTTTTCCTAATACAACTTCATACCATGGATTCTTAATTTCTGGATTAGATTCCCATGAAGTATTAAACTTATCATCATTTCCAAAATCCATAATATTCATATCATCACTCCAACTACTTTCTGCAAATTTGTCCTTAGCTAAATTGCGCGAAATTATTGGAGCATCTTGTTTTGGTAAAGCTTGATATTTTTTATCATCTTGCCATAATTCACCCATTTTTTGTAATGCATCTAATGCATTTTTATCGATAAGACCCTCTTTATTAGGTGCAACATTTAAAAGAAAATTACAATATGCATTGTTAAATGGAACCAAATTATCCTTGATAAGAAATTCTGGAGATTTTAAGGTTGAACTCGGAAATGTCGTTTTCCAAAACCAGTTTTCTTGTAAAGGCAAACAAGACAAAGCGGGCAACTTATTCGTCTCTTTAGAAATCATTTGACCAGCATTTTGTTCGTAAGATTTTATATCCGAGTAAAACAACGCACCCGCTGGATATTTGGCGGAATTGAGATCCATTACTAAACAATTAGGTTGCCATTTTTTTACCCAATTATAAATTTCTTGAAAAGATATATCGTCATAACTAATTCTAGACCAAGGAGCATCCCAACCATCAAATATAAGCGCATCTATTGTTCCATAGTTTGTTAATAATTCCTTCAATTGAGCCTTGATAAATACTATGCTTTGCTTGTTAATATTATTTGGACGTATCCGATGATGTGTATCCAATATGGAATAATATAAAGATACTTTCAGTCCATTTTTTCTAAAGGCATTGACATATTCTTTAACTACATCTTTTTTGAACGAACTATTCATGACACTATAGTTCGTTGTTTTTGTATCCCATATACAGAATCCACTATGATGCTTTGTAGTTAAGCATCCATAAGTCATATGCGCAGACTTGGCAGCTTTTGCCCACTGATCACAGTCTAACTTAGTAGGATTAAATGTAGCGGCTGGCATGTCAGGATCTGGCCAATCTTGATTTGCATAAGTTGGAATATTAAAATGAATAAACATGCCAAACTTTAAATCAATAAATGCTTGTTGTAGTTCCTGCAAGGATTTCTTTTCTGGACTATTATAAACTTTTTGAGCATTCATATTTAAAAATGTCAAAAACAAACAAAGGCATAAAATAATCTTTCTCATTTATAATTTGCTTTTGGTAAAACTATAGTATTGTATTTAAAACTAATTGTTAATGACAATTACAATTTACTTTCTCTTTTATATAAAGAACAAAATACCAACAAAATTAATCCCGGAGCCAAAATCAAACCAAGTCCATAACATTTGCCCATCCAAGCGCCCAGTAAACAACCAATCAAAAATCCTGAAATGGTTACCATTTGTTTTTTCAAACTATTCCAGCCATCTATACGAAATTGCCCACCTTTTAATACATTACTCAAGTCCAGTGATGCTTGCGTAACATTTCCTGTCATCATGGTAGTAGGACCATGCGTTTCTTTTGCAAACATCTTTCCAAATGCATTTTGAAATCCTAGCCCAACTACTGTGATCATCACCGAAGTGTACATACATAATTGCGATTCCAAATTCGAAAAATGTGGGAGTAAAAAGCCCAATACGCCAGCAAGTATTAGCAAACAGCTTTCTATCAATAACATATTATATCTGTTAGAAAGTCTTCCTGCAAGTCTTCCCCCTATCATTACCGTAACTATAAATATGGGAAAAGAAATTAATTTTACCCATGAGCCTTCACCAGATCCAGAGGCCACCTGAGCTGCAAATACAACAAAATTGCCTGTCACATGTGCGGAAAAGATACCCTCCCCAGCTACAAATGTTAAAGTATCACAATAACCACCGATTACAGCTAGTAAAAAGGTGAGACAACTGATTGTTTTTACTGAATTTTCAAATACCATAGTCTTGATTTTTACTAATAATGTGTTCTAAAATAACTTGATCAAATGAATAGGTCCCCGCACCTAAAACTAATAAAAAAAGCAACGACAGTGTATACATATAAGGAACATCTCGTATTTCAATATTATCATGGCGATGCACTACAAAATATCCAATTGCTGTAACTCCAATCGTTGGCAATACCACTAAACGAGTGCCTAAACCCATCATCATTAAAAATGGAACAACCGTATCCGAAAATGTAGCTATCAGCCCATTTAACTTATCAGGCAATCCGAGCGGATTTGGAACATGCTCTTTTTGCCCATTTTCTACTCTAAATTTTTTCATGCCATGTACCCGAAATAACTCTAGCGCTAATAAAAATCGAAAGATTAAAACTGCAAGGTTATTTTTTATATTTCCTAAATCAGAGCTCAGGACAAAGTGAATGATTGAATTCATTATTTAAAATTTAGAAGGCAAAACAAGAACAACCCAATGCACCCCAAAAAGCGGTATAATTATTTACCGGCACTTCACTTTTACGTGCTTTATCATGCGCATGACCATGTACATTACAAGCACCAGCACAACAATGTAACATCGAAAAATCTACAACATCTTGACCGCTGTTTTTTGTTTTGGCTTTATAACTCGACAAACTATAATTTCCTTTTCCTTCATTATAAAAGCCATTGAAAGATTTGGTTGGCGACCAATCAGGTAAAATTGGAATGGTAGGTGGAGCATAGTTTGAAAATTTATCTTTTGCATACACAATCTTTCCTCCAACGATCGTCATTTCGGATTCAATATGTTTGATAGCTTCATCTTCTACGGTAAAATAATCACTATCCAAAACCGCCAAATCTGCAAACTGTCCGACTTTTATAGAACCTTTTTTATCTGTTTCTGTTGAGAACCATGCGCCTCCTTTAGTATATAATTCTAGTGCAGTTTCACGACCTACCGTTGTGTCAGGACTATACAATTGCATTCCTCCAACCGTCTTCCCCGTTGCCAACCAATACAGACCGAGCCAAGGATTGTAACTACTTACACGCGTTGCATCTGTACCAGCACCGATCGGAACTTCCATTTCTAAGATTTTCTTAACTGGTGGCGTTTGTGTCGCAGCATTAGCACCGTACCTATCAGTAAAATACTCTCCTTGAAAAGCCATTCTATCTTGCACCGCAATACCACCGCCTAAGGCTTTGACTCGTTCTATATTGCGCTCGTCAATTGTCTCGGCATGATCAAAAATCCAATGCAAACCATCAAATGGAATTTCTCTATTGACTTTTTCAAATACATCCAAAAAACGTGTAATACTTTCATTATACGTAGCATGTATTCTAAATGGCCAACGTTTTTCCACTAATTTAAGAACAACTTTTTCTAGTTCATCTTCCATCTTTTCTGGCAAATCTGGACGAGGTTCCATGAAGTTTTCAAAATCAGCTGCGGAAAATACCAACATTTCACCCGCTCCATTGTGACGATACATATCATCTCCTTGATGCAATTCCACACTATTAGTCCAATGTTCAAAATCTTCAAATTCGTGTTTTGGACGTTGTGTAAATAAATTATACGCGATACGAATCGTCAATTGATTTTGTTCATTTAATAAACGTACCACTTCATAGTCTTCTGGAAAATTTTGAGACCCGCCACCAGCATCTATCACACTCGTTATACCAAATCTATTGAGTTCTGTCATAAAATGACGTGTAGAATTTATTTGATAGTCTAGTGATAGTTTGGGGCCCTTTCCTAAAGTTGAATACAAAATCATGGCACTAGGTGTAGCTAAAATCAAACCAGTAGGATTACCATTCGCATCTTTTTGAATCGTACCACCTGGAGGTGCTGGTGCATCTTTAGTATACCCAACAGCATTTAAGGCTGCTCTATTTAAAAATGCGCGATCATACAAATGCATAATAAAAACAGGCGTTTCTGGAGCAATCGCATTGATTTCATCCAATGTAGGCATTCTTTTTTCTGCAAATTGATATTCCGTCCAGCCACCAATCACTCTTACCCATTGAGGAGAAGGTGTTTTGTCTACTTGAACTTTTAACATACGTAATGCATCTGCCAAAGAAGGAACTCCATCCCAACGTAATTCCAAATTATAATTGAGGCCTCCACGAATTAGGTGCGTATGTGAATCGTTGATACCAGGAATAACGCGTTTTTGAAGAAGATCAATTTTGCGTGTGGTAGTATCTCCATATTTATTCAAAATATCAGCATCATTACCCACAGCAAGGAATTTACCATCTTGAATAGCTACTGCAGATGCATTTGGATTTTGTGCATCTACAGTAGAAATTTTTCCATTAAATAAAATTAGATCAGCCATTTAGGAAAAATTTTAGTTGTTAATAGAAGCAATTGCACTTTGAATTCCATTTCCTGCAACTGTGAAAAATGCTGGCCCTGCCAATAAATACACCGTTTTCAATGGTTTTAATTTTGCCAAATTATTGTCCTTCAAATATTCCTCAGTACGGTATCCTTTTACAATACCTTTTACAATATTACCTGCTACTTCGGCTGTTGGAGAGTCAATACCTGCATCTTTCAAATCACTACCAAATGCGAAGTTTGTCACACCTAATTTCACCGCTTCTCTAGCGGCAACTTCACCTATATCAGTCATGATACCTGCATTAAATTGATTACGATCACCTAGTCCAATAATCAAATATTTTTTTGCTTTTAAACTAGAACCTTTAGGTGCATCTATTAATATAGTTTCGTATCGGCGACCTACAAAACGACCAGATTTACGTAGTTCTGTAAACTTGCCATTCATCGCTTTATCTAAATGTACTAAACCATTGAATTCCGCAGGCAAGGCTGGTGGAGCATTAAAAATATCCCCTTCCGTATATTCAAAGGCACAGACAACTTGCAAATCTGTCACTGTTGCGGAAGGCCCTTGTACTAAACCAATCATAGAAACACCATCCACATTACCCCAATTTTTGCTAGTTCCTGCTGGTGTTAATTTTTGTTTCGGATCAATCTGATTGATTCCTGTTGATTGTGCAAATATTTGTTGCTGAATGGGTGCAATGCCTGCAATCAAAAAGCCACTTATTATAGTTGCTTTTTTCCATAATTTACTCAAACTTGTCATTTTCATTTTATTATTATTTTAGAATTTGAAAGAAAGGCGAGTATTGATAAACAAACCATTTTTATGATTTGGTATCACATCGTCAATATAGTTACCTGTTTTAAAATATTGAACACCCATATTTAGGGCAATTTTATTTGTCATTGTATAGGTCGCACTTGCTAAATAAGCCGTACCTATATATCGTTTTTTTGAATCTACTAAGTTTAGATTCAACGTTCCACTTGGTCTGTAAATACCGTCACCTAAAGAATAGCGCCAGTTAAATACCACGTCACCTTGTAACATCAATTTAGCAATGGGACTATAACTCGCATATGGATGAATATCTATCAAATTGACAGGACCAATTTGCGGATTAAATCCAAAATATCCGCCTTTTGGATAAATGGGATTAAAGGTTTGTAACTTGCCATCACCAGCATGAGAATCGCCCGAGATATAGTCGTTGCGTATACTGATTGATGGACTTCCTTTTATTTGATCAAAATTATATCCAAACTCCGCAGCACCTGTCCACGCACTAATTTTTCCTTTTCCAAAATGCCCAAATTGATAAGCGCCTTCGAAATTATAAATAAAACCACCGCCATATTTATAGTATCTAGCACCTACAGTTTGGCGTCTTTCATTCGCTACGCCTTCTACAAATACGGAATTATCTCTGCGAATGCCAATGTAATAAAATTCTACATTTCCACTTTTGGGAATAATCCAATTGCCGTACAGTCCCCATAAATTGGCCTGCTTGCTGGATTTATTATCTAGTGCGCCTGTATTAATCGTATCCGCAGCCATTACGAATGCATCTACTCTTAATTGTGGAGAAAAATAAGCCAATTTTATACCATCGAAATACAATCTCAAATTGGGACCTTCTCTCACAGAAATCAGTCGACCACTTCCATAGTCCAATTCTTGTCGACCAATCCGACCAGTGAGCGTTTTTTTATTTTTATCAATAAACTTATAGTCCAAAAATAAATTCTGAACATTAAATTTATCTTCATCAATCATACGCGCACCATTCTTTCGACCACTCTCCCAGGCACTTCGTATTTGCCCAAATACACGCCATCGATTATTCAAATGCCAATCACCATAGAAATCGTAACGTTGTAATAAAAATGGATTAGTCCCAATGCCGAGTCTTCCCCAATCTTCATTATCAAAATATACAAATTCCGCACGCGCCTCTCCACCTAGAGATAAGTAAGATTGCTTTCCCGTCGGGATATATTTCAAACTATGATAAAATGTTTTAGAAGAGTCTTTCCAAGTGGAATAATCTTCATCAAAACGCATCAATTTAAAACTTTGAGCATGGGATTTTTCCATCATTAAAAATCCCAAACCCCCAAAGAAGAAAGTAATTATATAGTGTAATAAATGTTTCGCCATTTTTATTTACACTATAATTAGTGAGCTAACATTTCGTGTGCATATTGTACTCCGATGCCATAAGCTCCGCCATATTTTTTCATTAAATCGGTAACGGCAGCATAGGTTTCTTGTCGTGCCCAATCTCTTTGCAGTTCTAATACATATTGTACCGACGTCATTGGTTTCACTCCTGCATGTACCATGCGTTGTACTGCACGCTCGTGTGCCTCTGGTGTTACATCACCACAAGCATCTGTAATGACAAATACATCATACCCCTCGTGCAAGGCAGATAAAGCAGGGCCAACTATACACACACTGGTCCATAGTCCTGCTAATACTATTTTCTTTTTTCCTTTTGCTGTGATTGCTTTATAGGCATTTGCATCTTCCCAAGTATTCATCGTAGTACGATCTAAATAACCGGAAGTTGCTTGCGGATAAAAGGTTTCAATCTCAGGAAACACTGGTCCAGAAAATGATTTTTCGGCTACTGTAGTTACGATAGTTGGTACATTAAAAATCTTAGAACCACCTGCAATCAATGCAGTGTTGGTACGTAATTCGTTGAAAGCAATGCTTTTGGTTGCAAATCCCATTTGACCTTCGAAATCAATCAATACCAATGTATGATTATCGGGGGCTAATAAATCTGGAGACGGTTTCATTTTGAATAAATTATAGTTATTAAGTAGTTAAATTTTTAATTTGGTTATCATATCATCGGTCAAACTATCCGAATAAGTGCCGTAAGCATTTACCAAAATACCTCTATCGCCCGTGTTGGAAGAAATGCCATAAATAATTTCTTCTTCTTCTGGATCTGAATCATCTTCAAATCTAAAAACATGGTCAATTTCAAATGCCGTTGGATAAATTTTAGAACCCTCTAGCACAATACAATCATTATTTAAATCAAAATTTTGAGTGTACCCTTTTGCTTGCAACCATTCAATTGCATCCAATCCATTATCAAAGACGAATTCAGTTCGCATAATTTTTAATTTAAATATATTGTTGCTACAATAATTGTAGCAACAAATGTATGAATATTTATTTCAGAATGCAAAATTATTCTTCAATAAATGCCAAAAGATCTTTGTTAATTGTTGGAGCTTCGGTGGTTGGCATACCGTGAGGGAATCCTGGATAAGTTATTAATTTACCATTTTTCAAAAGTTTAGCAGATTTTACGCCTGCATTTTCAAAAGGAACAATTTGGTCGTCTTCACCATGCAGTACGAGCACAGGGATTTCCACAGCTTTCAAATCCTCCCGAAAATCTGTTTCAGAGAAAGCTTTGATACCTTCATAATGCGCTACAATACCGCCCATCATTCCTTGTCTCCACCAATTACGTTGTATACCTTCTTTCACATCTGCCCCTTCTCTATTATAACCATAGAAGGGAATAGTTAAGTCAATATAAAATTGGTTTCTGTTGTGTAATGTTTGGTCTCTGATATTATCAAAAACTTCCAGAGGCACACCATCTAGATTTGTTTCATTTTTTACCATAATCGGGGGAACAGCACTAATCAAAACTGCTTTTTTTGCGCGACCATTGGCATATTTATTTACATAACGAATGACTTCACCGCCACCAGTAGAGTGTCCGATATGAACGACATCATTCAAACCTAAATAATCCACTAACTCAGCCGCATCAGCCGCATATTGCTCGATATTATGCCCGTAGATATTTTGGCTAGAGCGACCGTGGCCTCTTCTGTCATGCGCAATGACTCTATAACCCTTTTGTAAAAAAAAGATGACTTGTGCATCCCAATCGTCAGAGGATAGTGGCCATCCGTGATGAAACATTAGGACAGGGCCTTCACCTTGATCTTTGTAAAAAATTTCTGTACCGTCTTTTAATTTGAGTGTACTCATTTTGATTGAATTTTAAATATTAATAAATAAGAAATTTTAGTTTAACATTTACGCATTGGAATTTTCTTTTAATAATTCTAACAGATCCTCCGCTCCTCCATTGAATTTTTGATTATTTATATAAAAAGAAGGCGTACCATTCACGCCACTGCGTACCCCGCTTTCAAAGTCATTATCAACCTTATCATTGACCTTATCAGATTGAATATCTTTTTCAAATTGAACCATATCCAAATTTAATTTAGTGGCTAATTGAAGTAAAAATTCAGAGCTCAATACATCTTGATTTTCATAAATAGCGTCGTGCATTTCCCAAAATTTACCTTGTAGATTTGCCGCTTCAGCAGCAAGTGCAGCAGGCCGCGCCATTGGATGCATTTCAGAAAGTGGAAAATTTCTAAAAACAAACGTTATGGCATCACCATATTCTTTTAATATTTTTTTTAAAATGGGATAAGCCGCACCACAATAAGGACATTGATAGTCTCCATACTCCACAATGACTAAATTAGAGCCATTGTTACCTATCAAATGATCTCCTTGATTTACTGCTGGTTTTAGTTGCATAGTTATTTATTTTTGAGATTTTCTAACGCATTTAAAATGCCATCTGCTCCTGGGTTAATTGCATCTGGAGAAAGATAATTCCAAGCAATAATCCCATTTTTGTCTATAACAAATAATGCTCTTTCACATTCTCCTTCTTTTTCATTATAAACACCATAAGCTTTTGAGACTGCGCCCTTCTCTTCAAAATCTGCTAGCAATGGGAAATGCAAATTTCTAGACTGAGTAAATGCCATATGACACCATTTACTATCTACAGATATACCCAATAATTGCGCATTATATTCTTTAAATAGTTTCAGCATTTCATTGTATAATGCCATCTCATCGCTACACACTGGACTCCAATCTGCGGGATAAAATGCAAGAATAACATTTTGCCCTCTTAACTCAGATAAAGTAATTTGTTGATCTGGAGTCGCGTACAATGTAAAATCTGGAGCTACTGAATTTATTTCTAACATAGAGGACAAGGTTTTAAGATGATAATAAACAATAATCAAATTCCGAACCTAAGATTATCCAATTGAATTTCAATAGATTATGAAGAAATGAGCAATTATAAAATTACGATATTTCGTAAATTTATACAAACTATGACGTAGGTAATAATACTGTTTATTTATATCCCGATTTTATACCCAGCTTTTTAATTTTAGTATATAAAGTTTGTGCAGTGATTTTCAATAAAGATGCAGCACCATTAATGCCAGAAACTCGACCTTCTGTCTGCTGCAAAGCCTTTAAAATATGGTCACGTTCTACATCTTCTAAACTATTCAATGGAACCTGAGTAACGTTATCTATAGTTTCATTTTTTGGAAGAGTAAATTCAGTAATGGATTTGCCTGAATACAAAACAAAATAGCGCTCAATTAAATGCTCTAACTCCCGAATATTTCCTGGCCAATGATAGTCAATCAATTTTTGAATTGCATTATTGGAGATGGCTGGTGCAGGCAATTGAAAACCATGAGAAAATTTTTCTAAAAAATGGGCCACTAATAAAGGAATATCGTCTTTTCGTTCTCTTAGCGGTGGCAATTCTATAGGAAAAACATGTAATCTATAATATAAATCAAGTCGAAAACGACCCGCTGCAACTTCTATTTCCAAATCACGATTTGTAGCAGCAATTACACGAACATCAATCGGAATTATCTTACTACCTCCCACTCTTTCGATTTCATTTTCTTGTAAAACACGCAGCAATTTTACTTGTGCATCCAACGACAATTCGCCAATTTCATCCAGAAATATAGTTGATTGATGAGCTTGTTCAAATTTACCCAAACGCCTTTGCATCGCACCTGTAAATGCTCCGCGCTCATGCCCAAACAGCTCCGACTCAACTAGATTTTGGGGTAATGCACCACAGTTTACAGTTACCAAACTATGGTTTTTTCGTTTGGAAACATCATGAATCATTTTCGCGATACGCTCTTTACCAGTGCCACTGTCACCAGTTATTAATACAGAGGAATTGGTTGGTGCAACCAACTGAACTTTATTCAAAACATCTAATAATTTCGGAGCACGGCCAATTATTTGATCTGTAGAAACGGAAATTAATGTTTGCTTTCGTTGATTCAATTCTTTTTCTACTTCTAGTCGATTTTGTGCAATTTCCAACATCAACAAAAGATTTTTCTCTCGGAAAGGTTTCACTAAAAATCCAAAAGGGCGCGTTAGCTTCGCCAACTCAAAAGTTTGTTGATTCGTATTTGCAGAAATATAAATAAATGGAATCTGTAATAGTTGTAAATCCTTCGCCAAATCTATGCCCGTCTCCGGACTAAGCAACATGATATCTAACAACACCCAATCTGGACGTTCAATAGCCAATGCATTTTTAGCTTGCATATAAGACGCCGCGATTGCCAATACACTATAACCAGCGGCTTCCACCATCATACGCAAATCATTAGCAACTATAAATTCATCTTCTACTATTAAAATTGTTTGCGTATTTTTTTTCATAATTTATTTCATTTATAGTTCTGTACT from Rhizosphaericola mali includes:
- a CDS encoding DoxX family protein produces the protein MNSIIHFVLSSDLGNIKNNLAVLIFRFLLALELFRVHGMKKFRVENGQKEHVPNPLGLPDKLNGLIATFSDTVVPFLMMMGLGTRLVVLPTIGVTAIGYFVVHRHDNIEIRDVPYMYTLSLLFLLVLGAGTYSFDQVILEHIISKNQDYGI
- the dusB gene encoding tRNA dihydrouridine synthase DusB, translated to MVKIGKIELPAFPLLLAPMEDVSDPPFRAVCKDNGTDLMYTEFISSEGLIRDAIKSRQKLDIFEEERPVGIQIFGGDEEAMAMSAQIVSTVNPDLVDINFGCPVKKVVSKGAGAGVLKDIDLMVRLTEAVVRGTNLPVTVKTRLGWDHDSLNILEVAERLQDVGIQALSIHGRTRAQMYKGHADWTLIGKVKENPRIKIPIFGNGDIDSPEKAVEYKNRYGVDGLMIGRAAIGYPWIFREIKHFEKTGEYLAPPTIQERIDVIKKHLTQSMKWKGDTLGILEMRRHYANYLKGFPSVKEFRNILVNLKTYPEIEEVLDKMIVRYDGFIPDRIMASYPEGNEPSCSI
- a CDS encoding alpha-L-fucosidase, whose amino-acid sequence is MNAQKVYNSPEKKSLQELQQAFIDLKFGMFIHFNIPTYANQDWPDPDMPAATFNPTKLDCDQWAKAAKSAHMTYGCLTTKHHSGFCIWDTKTTNYSVMNSSFKKDVVKEYVNAFRKNGLKVSLYYSILDTHHRIRPNNINKQSIVFIKAQLKELLTNYGTIDALIFDGWDAPWSRISYDDISFQEIYNWVKKWQPNCLVMDLNSAKYPAGALFYSDIKSYEQNAGQMISKETNKLPALSCLPLQENWFWKTTFPSSTLKSPEFLIKDNLVPFNNAYCNFLLNVAPNKEGLIDKNALDALQKMGELWQDDKKYQALPKQDAPIISRNLAKDKFAESSWSDDMNIMDFGNDDKFNTSWESNPEIKNPWYEVVLGKDISFNTIVITEGGEPKITNYTLEIYTHGQWKKLIDGNNKQKTKLIRFPNTKGDKVRMKINEYNSTPSIAEFGIYNEPKL
- a CDS encoding YncE family protein — its product is MIKGLSKGSIVIALLFNFHIIQAQSNQHRLLLGISKVDHKLVLMDAKTYQVLNKVDIGEDPHEVTVSSDGKTAYVSNTGFGSLHEINVIDLVHQKAIKNIDTRPLWGPHGLSYTNNELWFTAQGSKAIGRYNPQTDSLDWSMGTGQNVTHLLYVKKDAKQIYATNVESGTVSILEEKLVQPMIPPTGKLPPNAKPRLDWDQTLIPVGVGAEGFAVTPDENELWTIKPDGTIAIINLSEKKLEQTINSKVLGLHRIGFSNNGKLAIIVSVRTGDLLVYDVAKRQEIKRLNIGQGAGIMVDEKENIAYISCTPNNYTIVFDLNKLKVIQKLKYGGRPDGITIAEWKD
- a CDS encoding DUF4251 domain-containing protein: MRQLIVFFSMIMLIFSCNSAKNQVTKVAEIDSITKMILDTNFVFHARNANPMAGGNVILNYNYTLTVKSDSIIGWLPYFGRSFSAPLNPSDGGVKFTTTRYKYDIQPNKKKSMYQIHIVPKDLGMFATVNDVQQIWMNVGTSGYATVQIVSNTRTPISYTGTIEKK
- a CDS encoding YoaK family protein; translated protein: MVFENSVKTISCLTFLLAVIGGYCDTLTFVAGEGIFSAHVTGNFVVFAAQVASGSGEGSWVKLISFPIFIVTVMIGGRLAGRLSNRYNMLLIESCLLILAGVLGFLLPHFSNLESQLCMYTSVMITVVGLGFQNAFGKMFAKETHGPTTMMTGNVTQASLDLSNVLKGGQFRIDGWNSLKKQMVTISGFLIGCLLGAWMGKCYGLGLILAPGLILLVFCSLYKRESKL